A single Argentina anserina chromosome 7, drPotAnse1.1, whole genome shotgun sequence DNA region contains:
- the LOC126803201 gene encoding cyclin-dependent kinase F-4-like, whose product MERYEIIREVGRGAFGTVWRAKNKQTGETVAVKILKKIYDSWEECLGLREVKSLQKMNHPNIVKLKELIHENDILFFVFEYMEFNLFQLMKDKVKPFPESQVRSWCLEVFQGLAYMHQRGYFHRDLKPENLLVTKDFKIKIADLGLAREIDSKPPYTEYVSTRWYRAPELLLQSGLYGSKVDMWAIGAIMAELLSLRPLFPGISEADEMYKICSVLGTPTEDSWADGLCLARNINYQFPQFSGVHLSSLIPSASEDAISLISSLCSWDPSKRPTAEEALRHPFFQSCYYVPPHLRCHKTTTAGLTRGASEQEKYQPPGKRVNPTLTSVNKVRNVTRGTVGNPLHRQPPMKAGVKWAGEPRESTFTLSKTKSISSF is encoded by the coding sequence ATGGAGAGGTATGAGATAATAAGGGAAGTTGGTCGTGGAGCATTCGGAACTGTCTGGCGAGCAAAAAATAAGCAGACTGGTGAAACTGTTGCAGTTAAAATACTGAAGAAAATATACGATTCATGGGAGGAGTGCCTGGGTCTGCGAGAAGTTAAGTCATTGCAGAAAATGAATCATCCAAACATTGTGAAGCTCAAGGAACTGATCCATGAAAATGATATTCTGTTCTTTGTGTTTGAGTACATGGAGTTCAACCTGTTCCAACTTATGAAAGACAAGGTTAAGCCTTTCCCTGAATCTCAAGTGAGGAGCTGGTGTTTAGAAGTTTTTCAAGGTCTTGCTTATATGCACCAGCGCGGATATTTTCATCGCGACCTAAAGCCGGAGAACTTGTTGGTGACCAAAGACTTCAAAATCAAGATTGCGGATCTTGGTCTTGCTCGGGAAATCGATTCAAAACCACCCTATACGGAATATGTGTCAACGCGCTGGTACCGAGCTCCTGAACTGTTGCTCCAGTCAGGTTTGTATGGCTCTAAAGTGGATATGTGGGCAATTGGTGCAATCATGGCCGAGTTGCTTAGTCTCCGCCCTCTGTTTCCCGGAATTAGCGAAGCAGATGAGATGTACAAAATTTGCAGTGTACTTGGGACTCCAACCGAGGATTCATGGGCCGATGGGCTTTGTCTTGCAAGAAACATCAACTACCAGTTTCCACAGTTTTCTGGTGTTCATCTCTCTTCACTAATTCCATCAGCAAGTGAAGATGCTATTAGCCTCATTAGTTCACTTTGTTCTTGGGACCCTTCCAAAAGACCAACAGCTGAAGAGGCCCTTCGCCATCCTTTCTTCCAGAGCTGTTACTATGTTCCTCCACATCTTCGTTGTCACAAAACAACTACTGCTGGATTAACAAGGGGAGCTTCAGAGCAGGAAAAATATCAGCCCCCTGGAAAGAGAGTCAATCCTACTCTTACCTCAGTGAACAAGGTAAGGAACGTTACACGCGGTACTGTGGGGAACCCGCTGCATAGGCAGCCCCCCATGAAAGCTGGAGTTAAATGGGCTGGCGAGCCGAGAGAATCGACCTTCACATTGTCAAAAACTAAAAGCATAAGTAGTTTCTAA
- the LOC126803202 gene encoding 21 kDa protein-like: MASSSFTSLLIVFSIMSCSTFYSSSAARDLAPKTNTEFMKTSCSATTYPKLCLTSLASQATAIQTSPKLMAIAALSVTLSSANSTSTMMLSLSHSHGMKPREVAAMRDCVEELSDSVDELQRSISEMGNFKSSDFEMMISDVQTWVSAALTDESTCTDGFAGNGMNGNLKTAVRGKIVNVAQLTSNALALINRYASFHG, translated from the coding sequence ATGGCCTCCTCATCGTTCACATCTCTTCTTATAGTATTTTCCATTATGAGCTGCTCCACATTCTACTCAAGCTCAGCGGCTAGGGACCTGGCACCCAAAACCAACACTGAGTTCATGAAAACATCTTGTAGTGCAACGACCTACCCTAAACTATGTCTCACTTCCCTTGCAAGCCAAGCAACAGCAATTCAAACAAGTCCGAAACTCATGGCGATTGCAGCCCTTAGTGTCACACTTTCCTCCGCTAATTCAACCTCGACCATGATGTTGAGTCTCTCCCACAGCCACGGAATGAAGCCTAGAGAAGTGGCTGCCATGAGAGACTGCGTTGAAGAGTTGAGTGATTCGGTGGACGAGCTTCAGAGGTCTATTTCCGAGATGGGTAACTTCAAGAGCTCGGATTTTGAGATGATGATAAGTGATGTACAAACTTGGGTTAGCGCAGCCTTAACGGATGAGAGCACCTGCACAGATGGATTTGCTGGAAATGGTATGAATGGGAATTTGAAGACTGCTGTGAGGGGGAAGATTGTGAACGTTGCACAATTGACTAGCAATGCCTTGGCCTTAATCAACAGATACGCCTCATTTCATGGTTAA
- the LOC126803204 gene encoding pectinesterase inhibitor 4-like — protein sequence MGAPTFLFALLLFILFINTTTATSSSSQTYKTYVKTACNSTTYPKICYKSLSSYATSIKSNPQKLCNYALSVTLKAAKTSASTVSKLLKKKGLTKAEAGVVKACIETVKDSVDELKQALAAMRELGGEDIQYHLDDIKTWVSASLTDEDTCTDGFDEHKVNTAVKNTINKSILTVARLASNALSLINSLSY from the coding sequence ATGGGAGCTCCGACATTTCTCTTCGCTCTTCTCCTATTCATCCTCTTCATCAACACAACCACGGCGACTTCTTCTTCGAGCCAAACCTACAAAACCTACGTCAAAACAGCCTGCAACTCCACCACGTACCCTAAAATCTGCTACAAGTCTCTTTCCTCCTACGCCACATCCATCAAATCAAACCCTCAGAAACTCTGCAATTATGCTCTCTCCGTAACCCTAAAAGCAGCGAAAACCTCCGCGTCCACAGTGTCTAAGCTGTTGAAGAAGAAAGGACTAACGAAAGCAGAGGCTGGTGTGGTGAAGGCTTGCATAGAGACCGTCAAGGACTCCGTCGACGAGCTTAAACAGGCGCTGGCTGCCATGAGAGAGTTAGGAGGTGAGGATATCCAGTATCATCTGGATGACATAAAGACTTGGGTTAGTGCTTCGCTGACGGATGAGGATACCTGTACGGATGGATTCGATGAGCATAAGGTGAATACGGCGGTAAAGAACACCATTAACAAGAGCATTCTCACTGTTGCTAGATTGGCTAGCAATGCTTTGTCTCTCATCAACAGCCTCAGTTACTAG
- the LOC126803203 gene encoding 21 kDa protein-like has protein sequence MARSSILFLLLALFTVTANSAYTTTASNFIKTSCSATTYPDLCVQSLSSFSTAIQQNPRQLAQTALSVSLTRAQYAKSFVTKLTKFKGLTHKEYQAIDVCLEEMGDSVDRLSKSVDELKKMGKSSKGQDFIWHMSNVETWVSAALTDDNTCLDGFSSKAMDGKIKSSIRAQVLNVAKVTSNALALCNHFASQY, from the coding sequence ATGGCTAGATCCTCTATCCTCTTTCTACTTCTTGCTCTCTTCACCGTTACTGCCAACTCTGCCTACACCACCACTGCCTCCAACTTCATCAAAACTTCATGCAGCGCCACCACGTACCCAGACCTCTGCGTTCAGTCCCTCTCTTCATTCTCCACGGCGATCCAGCAAAACCCTCGCCAGCTAGCCCAGACCGCCCTCTCCGTCAGCCTCACCAGAGCCCAGTACGCCAAGTCATTCGTCACCAAGCTAACCAAGTTCAAGGGCTTGACCCACAAGGAGTACCAAGCCATCGACGTCTGCCTTGAGGAAATGGGTGATAGCGTCGACCGGTTGAGCAAGTCTGTGGACGAGCTTAAGAAGATGGGGAAGTCATCCAAGGGCCAGGATTTCATATGGCACATGAGCAATGTCGAGACTTGGGTCAGCGCTGCCTTGACTGACGACAACACTTGTCTTGATGGGTTCTCCAGCAAGGCCATGGATGGCAAGATCAAGTCCTCCATCAGAGCTCAGGTGCTTAATGTTGCCAAGGTTACTAGTAATGCTTTGGCTCTTTGCAACCACTTTGCTTCCCAGTATTGA
- the LOC126803805 gene encoding leucine-rich repeat protein 1-like yields the protein MAVCWTLLLALTLSTSLIPGAHPLSDAAVLIAFKYSLTDPLNVLMTWDDSQPNPCNWDHITCNDENRVIRMTLSPSQLSGNLIPELGSLSALEQMILDYNEFSGTIPFELGNLRELTTLNIRGNALSGNIPPSLGNLQKLTTLGLDFNQLTGKIPSEIGTLKNLRIAAFNDNRDLCYDFRPTPVFRGDYPQCQYM from the coding sequence ATGGCCGTATgttggacactactactggcTCTAACTCTAAGCACAAGTCTCATTCCTGGAGCGCACCCTCTCTCAGATGCGGCAGTTTTGATTGCGTTTAAGTACAGCTTAACTGATCCGCTAAACGTGCTCATGACTTGGGATGACAGCCAACCCAACCCATGCAATTGGGATCACATCACCTGCAATGACGAGAATAGGGTAATTAGAATGACGTTAAGTCCCAGTCAACTTTCTGGAAATCTGATACCTGAACTTGGATCGCTTTCAGCTCTCGAGCAGATGATTCTTGATTATAATGAATTCTCAGGCACAATTCCATTTGAGCTTGGTAACTTGAGGGAACTCACGACTCTCAATATAAGAGGGAATGCATTATCAGGAAACATTCCTCCATCATTGGGTAACTTGCAAAAGCTTACGACCCTCGGTCTCGATTTCAACCAATTAACTGGGAAAATTCCTTCAGAAATTGGAACCCTTAAGAATCTCCGAATTGCAGCTTTTAACGACAACAGAGATCTATGTTATGATTTTCGGCCCACACCAGTATTTAGAGGCGATTACCCTCAATGCCAGTATATGTAA